A window of the Roseburia sp. 831b genome harbors these coding sequences:
- a CDS encoding homoserine dehydrogenase has product MIKVAVMGYGTIGSGVVEVLNINKSNIAKRAKDEVEVKYVLDLRDFPGDPMEKKIVHDYKTILEDPEVEIVVETMGGVEPAYTFVKAMLEAGKHVTTSNKALVAAKGAELIALAKEKNVNFMFEASVGGGIPIIRPLNSCLTADEIEEITGIVNGTTNYMMTKMAEQGAEFDDVLKDAQDMGYAEKDPTADIEGYDSCRKIAILTSLVCGQQVDYEDIHTEGITKITATDIRYAKAMNRKIKLLATSKKVEDGYVAMVAPFLLPPAHPLYNVNDVFNAIFVHGNVLGDAMFYGSGAGKLPTASAVVADIVDMAKHRNVNVAVEWSSKKMELVDYKKSENKFFVRANASKDEVEALFGNVTFVEAEGVENEVGFVTGVMKEADFEAKKEQLAEVLNVIRVTD; this is encoded by the coding sequence ATGATTAAAGTAGCAGTAATGGGATACGGAACCATCGGTTCAGGTGTCGTAGAAGTTTTGAACATCAATAAAAGCAACATTGCAAAACGCGCCAAGGATGAAGTTGAGGTAAAATATGTACTTGACTTAAGAGACTTCCCAGGCGACCCGATGGAGAAAAAAATTGTTCACGACTACAAGACTATTTTAGAAGATCCGGAAGTTGAGATTGTAGTTGAGACAATGGGTGGCGTAGAACCTGCGTATACTTTTGTAAAAGCAATGTTAGAGGCCGGAAAACACGTTACGACATCAAACAAAGCGTTGGTTGCTGCAAAGGGTGCTGAACTGATTGCCCTTGCAAAAGAAAAGAACGTGAACTTCATGTTTGAAGCAAGTGTTGGTGGCGGTATTCCGATTATCCGTCCATTGAACTCCTGTTTAACAGCAGACGAGATTGAAGAAATCACAGGTATTGTCAATGGAACTACAAACTACATGATGACCAAAATGGCAGAGCAGGGTGCAGAATTCGATGATGTTTTAAAGGATGCCCAGGATATGGGATATGCGGAAAAAGATCCGACAGCAGACATCGAAGGATATGATTCCTGCCGTAAAATTGCGATTTTAACATCCTTAGTATGCGGACAGCAGGTGGATTACGAAGATATTCACACAGAAGGTATCACAAAGATTACTGCAACAGATATCCGCTATGCAAAGGCAATGAACCGTAAGATTAAGCTTCTTGCAACAAGTAAAAAAGTAGAGGACGGCTATGTTGCAATGGTTGCGCCATTTTTACTTCCACCGGCGCATCCGCTCTATAATGTCAACGATGTATTTAATGCTATTTTTGTGCATGGAAATGTATTAGGTGATGCAATGTTTTATGGTAGTGGTGCCGGAAAACTGCCTACTGCAAGTGCGGTTGTTGCAGACATTGTTGATATGGCGAAACACCGCAATGTGAATGTTGCAGTGGAATGGAGTTCTAAGAAGATGGAACTCGTAGACTACAAAAAATCAGAAAATAAATTTTTTGTCCGCGCAAATGCTTCAAAGGACGAGGTGGAAGCCTTGTTTGGAAACGTAACTTTTGTGGAGGCAGAAGGTGTCGAGAATGAGGTCGGATTCGTAACAGGTGTTATGAAAGAGGCTGATTTTGAGGCAAAGAAAGAACAGCTGGCAGAAGTTCTTAACGTGATTCGTGTGACAGATTAA
- a CDS encoding cofactor-independent phosphoglycerate mutase translates to MKYLVILGDGMADRPIESLGNKTPLEYAKTPTMDELAAKGEIGMVHTIPDGMKPGSDTANLSVLGYDPRKYYSGRSPLEALSIGVPMKDTDVALRCNIVTLSEEEDTYEERTMIDHSASEISTEDCAVLLEAVRKELETDIYRFYLGTSYRHCLIWDHGEVVDLVQPHDILGQKIGDKLPKQKDLYDMMKKSYDILVNHSINIERKKKGLHPANSCWFWGAGTKPFLSPFEEKTHLKGAMISAVDLLKGIAVGSSMKVITVDGANGGLDTNYEGKAQAAVDVLTKDNYDFVYVHLEGPDEMGHQGSVEKKVTAIERLDSRIIKPIVEGLEAAGEDFRMVILPDHPTPICIRTHSSESVPYLLYDSTKPRTETWHYNEKEAAQTDNFIEKGHKLIEYLLQM, encoded by the coding sequence ATGAAATATTTAGTCATCTTAGGGGATGGTATGGCTGACCGTCCAATCGAAAGTTTAGGAAACAAGACACCGTTAGAGTATGCAAAAACACCAACCATGGATGAACTGGCAGCAAAAGGTGAAATCGGAATGGTGCACACAATTCCAGATGGAATGAAGCCGGGCAGTGATACAGCAAACCTGTCCGTTTTGGGATATGATCCAAGAAAATATTACTCCGGCCGTTCTCCATTGGAGGCACTTAGCATCGGCGTACCAATGAAGGATACCGACGTAGCACTTCGCTGTAATATCGTAACACTTTCCGAGGAAGAGGATACTTACGAGGAACGTACCATGATTGACCACAGTGCCAGTGAAATCAGCACAGAAGATTGTGCCGTGCTGCTTGAGGCAGTCCGGAAAGAGTTAGAGACAGACATTTATCGTTTTTATTTGGGCACAAGCTACCGTCACTGCTTAATCTGGGATCATGGTGAGGTTGTAGATTTAGTGCAGCCACATGATATTTTAGGTCAGAAGATTGGTGATAAACTGCCAAAACAAAAAGATCTTTATGATATGATGAAAAAGAGTTATGACATTTTAGTGAATCATTCAATCAACATTGAGCGTAAGAAAAAAGGGCTTCATCCGGCAAATTCCTGCTGGTTCTGGGGAGCTGGAACCAAGCCATTCCTTTCTCCGTTTGAAGAGAAGACGCATTTAAAAGGTGCGATGATTTCTGCGGTTGACCTTTTGAAAGGAATTGCAGTTGGTTCTTCTATGAAAGTCATTACGGTAGACGGGGCAAATGGCGGACTTGATACTAATTATGAAGGAAAAGCCCAGGCAGCAGTGGATGTTTTAACCAAGGATAACTATGATTTTGTTTATGTTCACTTAGAAGGACCGGATGAGATGGGGCACCAGGGCAGTGTAGAAAAGAAAGTAACGGCGATTGAACGCTTAGATTCCCGTATCATCAAGCCGATTGTAGAAGGTCTTGAGGCAGCAGGTGAGGACTTTAGAATGGTAATTTTACCAGATCATCCAACGCCAATTTGCATTCGTACGCACTCTTCAGAAAGCGTGCCATACCTGCTCTATGACAGCACAAAGCCAAGAACCGAAACCTGGCATTATAATGAAAAAGAGGCAGCACAGACCGACAACTTCATTGAAAAAGGTCACAAATTAATTGAATATCTGCTACAAATGTAG
- the glpK gene encoding glycerol kinase GlpK — MAKYVMALDAGTTSNRCILFNEAGEICSMAQKEFRQFFPNPGWVEHDANEIWSSMLGVSVEAMNMIGATAADIAAIGITNQRETSIVWNKETGEPIYNAIVWQCRRTSDIADGLKKKGLEECYRKKTGLIIDAYFSATKIKWILDNVKDARKLAEEGKLLFGTVETWLIWKFTKGAVHVTDYSNASRTMLFNINDLCWDKEILEELDIPESMLPTPVPSSQVYGYTDPSFLGDEIPIAGAAGDQQAALFGQTCFKKGEAKNTYGTGCFLLMNTGEKPVFSKNGLVTTIAWGLDGKVNYALEGSIFVAGAAIQWLRDNMRMIDSSMDSEYMAKKVHGTHGCYVVPAFTGLGAPHWDQYARGTIVGITRGTNKNHIIRATLESIALQVCDVIDAMRADAGIDLSSLKVDGGASANNFLMQFQADMIDAPVKRPKCVETTALGAAYLAGLAVGYWSSKEEVVNNQAIDRVFEPEMSEEERHAKRKGWNKAVKYAYGWAKDNPDDEEE, encoded by the coding sequence ATGGCAAAATATGTGATGGCATTAGATGCCGGTACGACAAGCAACCGTTGTATTTTATTCAATGAGGCAGGCGAAATCTGTTCTATGGCACAGAAAGAGTTTCGTCAATTTTTCCCAAATCCTGGTTGGGTAGAGCATGATGCAAATGAGATTTGGTCATCCATGCTTGGAGTATCCGTAGAGGCAATGAATATGATTGGAGCGACTGCGGCTGATATTGCAGCAATTGGTATTACAAATCAGCGTGAGACATCCATCGTTTGGAATAAAGAGACAGGAGAACCAATTTATAATGCAATTGTATGGCAGTGCCGCCGTACGTCAGATATTGCAGATGGCTTGAAGAAAAAAGGATTAGAAGAGTGTTACCGCAAGAAGACAGGACTTATCATTGATGCCTATTTCTCTGCGACAAAGATTAAGTGGATTTTAGATAATGTGAAGGATGCCAGAAAATTAGCAGAAGAAGGAAAACTTCTGTTTGGTACCGTTGAGACCTGGTTAATCTGGAAGTTTACGAAAGGTGCTGTTCATGTAACAGATTATTCCAATGCATCTAGAACCATGTTGTTTAATATTAACGATTTATGCTGGGATAAAGAGATTTTGGAAGAACTTGATATTCCAGAATCGATGCTTCCAACACCGGTACCATCCAGCCAGGTTTATGGTTATACGGACCCGTCTTTCTTAGGGGACGAGATTCCGATTGCAGGTGCAGCCGGAGACCAGCAGGCAGCCCTGTTTGGACAGACCTGTTTTAAGAAAGGGGAAGCCAAGAATACGTATGGAACCGGATGTTTCCTTTTGATGAATACAGGAGAAAAGCCGGTATTTTCCAAGAATGGGCTTGTTACCACAATTGCGTGGGGCTTAGATGGAAAAGTAAATTATGCGCTGGAAGGTTCTATTTTCGTGGCAGGGGCAGCAATCCAGTGGCTTCGTGACAATATGAGAATGATTGATTCCTCCATGGATTCAGAATATATGGCAAAAAAAGTACACGGTACACATGGCTGTTATGTAGTGCCGGCATTTACCGGACTTGGTGCGCCACACTGGGATCAGTATGCAAGAGGAACGATTGTCGGAATCACACGTGGAACGAACAAGAATCATATCATTCGTGCCACCTTGGAATCTATCGCACTTCAGGTATGTGATGTCATCGATGCAATGCGCGCGGATGCAGGCATTGATTTGTCCTCATTGAAAGTGGATGGTGGTGCAAGTGCCAATAACTTTTTAATGCAGTTCCAGGCAGACATGATTGACGCTCCGGTCAAGAGACCAAAATGCGTTGAGACGACAGCACTTGGTGCTGCATACTTAGCAGGTCTTGCAGTCGGCTATTGGAGCAGCAAAGAAGAAGTGGTAAACAATCAGGCAATAGACCGCGTTTTTGAGCCTGAGATGTCCGAGGAAGAGCGTCATGCAAAACGAAAAGGCTGGAACAAAGCGGTAAAATACGCATATGGATGGGCAAAAGACAACCCAGATGACGAAGAAGAATAA
- a CDS encoding InlB B-repeat-containing protein: MKRKGLKWIAAITLVASMSISMLTGCQSKEEETDVTSTEQAVTETQDQAASTHVVTFYDADGKTVLETKEVEDGTCVDEYVPEKEGYTFAGWFATPQMSHKFDFTTAITADTEVFAGFVSYQEDTRSFAIVGSGTSPVLLESNWGAVIGDAQTMTKEDNLDANVYTITLDLEAGDEFQFAINSSWNDQRGCGYLTAFSKDGTDYFQNSGSLGDASTKRANIKCLVAGNYTFTLTTYPGEDIYEEDAADYSEDNKEAFNINMYDTIDWTYNGESESAGEEKQVDYYIKGAKITNWEDVYTDETKFVEEDGSYTLTVDLEEGDEFMFTSMVTVGDTSSVGTEYIRYTNIAKDDTESLSYVTGKEGGNLVANQAGTYTFTYDPSTQVLTVACK, encoded by the coding sequence ATGAAAAGAAAAGGATTAAAGTGGATTGCAGCCATAACATTAGTTGCTTCAATGAGTATTTCAATGTTAACAGGATGTCAGTCGAAGGAGGAAGAGACGGATGTAACGTCAACCGAGCAGGCCGTGACTGAGACACAGGATCAGGCAGCTTCTACCCATGTTGTCACTTTTTATGATGCAGACGGAAAGACCGTCTTAGAGACAAAAGAGGTTGAAGATGGAACTTGTGTAGACGAATATGTGCCAGAAAAAGAAGGTTATACGTTTGCAGGCTGGTTTGCAACACCACAGATGAGTCATAAATTTGACTTTACAACAGCAATTACAGCAGATACGGAGGTCTTTGCAGGGTTTGTTTCCTATCAGGAAGACACCAGAAGTTTTGCAATTGTAGGAAGTGGAACAAGTCCGGTGTTATTAGAGTCAAACTGGGGAGCTGTGATTGGGGATGCACAGACAATGACCAAAGAGGATAACCTGGATGCCAATGTATACACGATTACATTAGACTTAGAAGCTGGCGATGAGTTCCAGTTTGCCATCAATTCTTCCTGGAATGATCAAAGAGGATGCGGTTATCTGACCGCTTTTTCCAAAGATGGAACAGATTATTTCCAGAATTCCGGCAGTCTTGGGGATGCAAGCACAAAAAGAGCAAATATCAAGTGCCTTGTTGCCGGCAATTATACCTTCACGTTAACAACCTATCCAGGTGAAGATATTTATGAAGAGGATGCAGCCGATTACAGCGAGGACAATAAGGAAGCATTCAACATCAACATGTATGATACCATCGACTGGACTTATAACGGAGAAAGTGAGTCAGCAGGAGAAGAAAAACAGGTAGATTACTACATCAAGGGTGCCAAAATCACAAATTGGGAAGACGTATACACAGACGAGACGAAATTTGTAGAGGAAGATGGAAGTTATACCCTGACCGTTGACCTAGAAGAAGGGGATGAATTCATGTTCACTTCCATGGTAACAGTAGGAGATACAAGTAGTGTCGGAACAGAGTACATCCGTTACACCAATATTGCAAAAGATGACACAGAAAGCTTGTCCTATGTAACCGGAAAAGAGGGTGGCAACCTCGTTGCAAATCAGGCAGGTACTTACACCTTTACCTACGATCCGTCCACACAGGTCTTAACGGTGGCTTGTAAGTAA
- a CDS encoding helix-turn-helix domain-containing protein, which produces MSCYCSGDIIRLSRIACNMTQEELCENICEPRTLSRIENGKHKVKREVYEQLMQRMNRYPHKMYAVFSGRQLELFEEREKLEASLRKHDFSRAKVHLRRFESKIGKSIVSRQYLGKQQAVVEYCGGRIKVTEFVEKLEKNIQLTIPDYRVYIKKTYPFTEQELDTLLSLAIAYKERGEVSRGIQILEMMLRSLEKEYLDARSAMEWRILINCNRAKMLGMLGKHQEALTLCANNLEEAKKCQYEVFFPTILLEASWNLLELIKSGKRDESELEDCKAYLKLAFYLAQAGKKEKEKKIIQAFYLEQFHAEIDPEMEIHFAH; this is translated from the coding sequence ATGTCGTGTTATTGTTCCGGTGATATCATTCGACTATCCAGAATTGCCTGCAATATGACACAGGAGGAGCTTTGCGAAAATATCTGCGAACCGCGGACGCTTTCTAGGATTGAAAATGGAAAACATAAGGTAAAACGTGAAGTTTACGAACAGCTCATGCAAAGGATGAACCGCTATCCACATAAAATGTATGCAGTGTTTTCCGGCAGACAGTTAGAACTTTTTGAGGAGCGGGAAAAGTTAGAGGCAAGCCTTCGAAAACATGATTTTTCACGCGCAAAAGTGCATTTAAGACGTTTTGAAAGCAAAATTGGAAAAAGTATTGTGAGCAGGCAATATCTTGGAAAGCAGCAGGCCGTGGTTGAGTATTGCGGTGGCAGAATAAAAGTGACTGAATTTGTTGAAAAATTAGAAAAAAACATACAATTAACGATTCCAGATTATAGGGTTTACATAAAAAAGACGTATCCATTCACAGAACAGGAATTGGATACGCTTTTAAGCCTTGCAATTGCTTATAAAGAAAGGGGCGAAGTATCACGCGGCATACAGATTCTGGAAATGATGCTCCGCTCCCTGGAAAAAGAATATTTAGACGCACGAAGTGCAATGGAATGGCGGATTTTAATCAATTGTAACCGTGCCAAAATGCTTGGAATGCTTGGAAAGCATCAAGAAGCACTGACGCTTTGTGCCAATAATTTAGAAGAGGCAAAGAAGTGTCAGTATGAAGTGTTTTTCCCTACCATTCTACTTGAAGCATCCTGGAACCTTCTGGAACTGATTAAATCTGGAAAAAGAGATGAATCGGAATTGGAAGATTGCAAGGCGTATTTAAAACTTGCCTTCTATCTTGCACAGGCAGGAAAGAAGGAAAAAGAGAAAAAAATTATCCAGGCATTTTACCTGGAACAATTCCACGCTGAAATTGATCCAGAGATGGAGATTCACTTTGCGCACTAG
- a CDS encoding IS110 family transposase — MSFKILKNNCCGLDVHKTWIYACIGITDSLKRTEYKEARFSSFTKGLQELCDWLSKYNCTDVCMESTGKYWIPVFNVLEKNNIWVTLSHPKYTKPQKGNKTDRKDAKWICDLYMCGMVKPSFIPPADIRELRDLVRYRFKLTCMITGEKNRAHNCLTVSNLKLDDVFSDIFGKSSRSITEQILQHPGETFDVSPFVDSRCKTPTEEIQAAVDGAISKQQAVKLRQCLNHIDELEMHKVEIEREIFRLSDKYESILNLIRTVPGFDKTPMTAIQVLSEIGGDMSVFPTAKNLISWAGCCPRNDQSNHKIKSTRISRAGSYFKPVLVQVANALIKSKKHPEFTNRYRRIKARRGHKKAIIAICRMILTAIWHILTDLKPYTPEGFLESRPVNKSKVLTTSQALNLMKQRGYIIKDDVVPVT, encoded by the coding sequence TTGTCGTTTAAAATTCTCAAAAATAACTGTTGTGGTCTTGACGTCCACAAAACCTGGATCTATGCCTGTATCGGCATAACTGATTCCCTGAAACGTACCGAGTATAAAGAAGCCCGCTTTTCTTCCTTTACCAAAGGTCTGCAGGAGCTGTGTGACTGGCTTTCCAAATACAACTGTACGGATGTCTGCATGGAATCTACCGGTAAGTACTGGATCCCTGTTTTTAATGTTCTGGAGAAGAATAACATCTGGGTTACTCTTTCCCACCCCAAATATACCAAACCGCAAAAAGGCAACAAGACTGACCGCAAGGATGCTAAATGGATTTGTGACCTATATATGTGTGGAATGGTAAAACCTTCCTTTATTCCACCGGCTGACATCCGTGAATTAAGAGATTTAGTAAGATACCGTTTCAAACTCACTTGTATGATCACCGGTGAGAAGAATCGTGCTCATAACTGTCTTACTGTTTCTAACTTAAAACTGGATGATGTCTTTTCTGATATATTTGGTAAATCCTCCCGTTCCATTACGGAACAGATTTTACAACACCCTGGGGAAACATTTGATGTGTCACCTTTTGTGGATAGCAGATGTAAGACTCCTACCGAAGAAATACAAGCTGCTGTTGATGGTGCCATATCCAAACAACAAGCTGTAAAGCTCAGACAATGTTTAAATCACATTGATGAATTAGAAATGCACAAAGTAGAAATAGAACGGGAAATCTTTCGTCTCAGTGATAAGTATGAAAGCATTCTCAATCTTATACGAACCGTACCTGGATTCGATAAGACCCCAATGACTGCTATTCAGGTGCTTTCTGAAATCGGAGGTGATATGTCTGTCTTCCCCACAGCTAAAAACCTCATATCATGGGCTGGATGTTGTCCCCGTAATGATCAAAGCAATCATAAAATCAAATCCACTAGGATTTCCCGTGCTGGTTCTTATTTTAAACCAGTTTTGGTGCAAGTTGCAAATGCTTTAATCAAATCCAAGAAACACCCAGAATTTACAAACCGTTATCGACGTATAAAAGCACGTCGTGGTCACAAGAAAGCTATCATTGCCATCTGTCGTATGATCCTGACCGCTATCTGGCACATACTCACAGATCTAAAACCATATACGCCTGAAGGTTTTCTTGAATCGCGACCTGTGAATAAATCCAAAGTATTGACTACTTCACAGGCACTTAATTTAATGAAGCAGCGAGGCTACATTATCAAAGATGATGTTGTTCCTGTTACCTGA
- a CDS encoding 5'-methylthioadenosine/adenosylhomocysteine nucleosidase, translating into MKKIGIIGAMELEVETLKSKMQVTKTTKKARMEFFEGTLNGVSVVIVRSGIGKVNAAVCAQILSDVFGVTHIINTGIAGSLDARIDIGDIVVSTDVLQHDMDVRVFGYPLGEVPQLGTLSFPADEKMAELAKSVCEKVNTEIKVFQGRIVSGDQFICDKEVKDNIVSNFHALCTEMEGAAIGQAAYLNEVPFVILRAISDKADNSAEMDYPTFEKKAAEHCAKLVEEFIAEL; encoded by the coding sequence ATGAAAAAAATTGGAATTATCGGAGCGATGGAGCTCGAAGTTGAAACATTAAAATCTAAAATGCAGGTGACAAAGACAACGAAGAAAGCAAGAATGGAATTTTTTGAAGGAACCTTAAATGGCGTTTCGGTTGTCATCGTAAGAAGTGGTATTGGAAAAGTCAATGCAGCAGTCTGCGCACAGATTCTTTCCGATGTATTTGGGGTAACACACATTATCAATACCGGTATCGCAGGTTCCCTGGATGCAAGAATTGACATCGGAGATATTGTCGTTTCCACAGATGTGTTACAGCATGATATGGATGTGCGTGTCTTTGGCTATCCGCTTGGTGAGGTGCCACAGCTTGGAACATTAAGTTTCCCTGCTGATGAGAAGATGGCGGAACTTGCAAAGAGTGTCTGTGAAAAAGTGAACACAGAAATCAAAGTATTCCAGGGACGTATTGTCAGCGGAGACCAGTTCATCTGTGATAAAGAAGTAAAAGACAACATTGTATCCAATTTCCATGCACTCTGTACCGAGATGGAAGGAGCTGCAATCGGCCAGGCTGCATACTTAAATGAAGTGCCTTTTGTCATTTTACGTGCAATCTCTGATAAAGCAGATAACTCAGCAGAGATGGACTACCCAACCTTTGAGAAAAAAGCTGCAGAACACTGCGCAAAATTAGTGGAAGAGTTCATTGCTGAATTGTAA
- a CDS encoding LacI family DNA-binding transcriptional regulator, whose amino-acid sequence MKQTITIKDVAREAGVSVATVSYVINNRTDKRISEKTRKKVLQVINLLDYTPNQSAKALATNRNQMIALYLSTEDSPLKNAEQSYFLHFLVSYFHEKNYDLICLNESYTEKFDHADAIICYDISSELFHQIGDSNFIPLVAFDCMIHDPLFFQINSNYKCILEKADTFFSGKPYTLVLLDTKNQEKKDYLATLHSDIRYVNDFSEVLDLEEENIVVVDHTLYQLLETSHHTLYVPAITTEKADALLTCLEYALQRTPIQQHDILI is encoded by the coding sequence ATGAAACAGACCATTACCATCAAAGATGTTGCCCGCGAAGCAGGTGTTTCCGTTGCCACTGTATCCTACGTGATTAACAATCGCACGGACAAACGAATCAGCGAAAAAACAAGAAAAAAAGTGCTTCAGGTCATCAATCTGTTGGATTACACGCCAAACCAGTCTGCAAAAGCACTGGCGACAAACCGTAATCAGATGATTGCGCTTTATCTTTCCACTGAGGATTCTCCTTTAAAAAATGCAGAACAGTCTTACTTTTTGCATTTTCTTGTTTCTTATTTTCATGAAAAAAATTACGATCTTATTTGTTTAAATGAATCCTATACCGAAAAGTTTGACCATGCAGATGCTATTATCTGTTATGACATTTCTTCTGAACTTTTTCATCAGATTGGTGATAGTAACTTCATTCCACTGGTTGCCTTTGATTGTATGATTCATGACCCGCTGTTTTTCCAGATTAATTCTAACTACAAATGTATTTTGGAAAAAGCGGATACTTTCTTTTCCGGTAAGCCTTACACGCTTGTATTGCTGGATACGAAGAACCAGGAGAAAAAAGATTACCTTGCCACGCTCCATTCTGATATTCGGTATGTGAACGACTTTTCAGAGGTTTTAGATTTGGAAGAGGAAAATATCGTTGTCGTCGACCATACGTTGTACCAGTTGTTAGAGACGTCACATCATACACTTTATGTTCCTGCCATCACAACGGAAAAAGCGGATGCATTGCTTACCTGTCTGGAATATGCATTGCAGCGTACTCCAATCCAGCAACACGACATCTTAATCTAG
- a CDS encoding glycoside hydrolase family 13 protein, which produces MNKYAILHIPDSRYCFATGAKELVLRLRMSREDDGTKVSLIYAQKYDFTLERHRQVMEVCYRDQLYSYYEIKLELKDVRFAYLFEIEEDGKIYYFSEDGVTETYRFEEGFYNFFQMPYINQNDVLKTVDWMRDAVFYQIFIDRFFQGNKQKDTGYVNMAWGEKPTPKSFAGGDLEGIIEKLDYLENLGVTALYLTPIFSSVSNHKYDIKDYWKVDPQFGTKEDVKRLVKKAHAKGMKVVLDAVFNHCSMYLEQFQDVVKKGRDSIYYNWFLIDGDVVDVEKGNYECFAACHYMPKFNTANEEVQEFLIQIAAYWMKEAAIDGWRLDVSDEVSHDFWRRFRKEVKKINPDCVIIGENWHDAYPYLQGDQYDSIMNYSFTKACLDYFARETFDAKAMAEKLNANLMRNLEQVNVMMLNLLDSHDTHRFFSEVGCDKEKLLAALALEMTFLGAPCIYYGTEICMEGGYDPDSRRCFDWEETRWDKAVLEKIKTLIALKKEEILQYGNIQIWEENQMLVVQRTWKTSSITLWINETDSTKEISREQSHGTRVICAENRLDGKGCKKGHLFLQSKGFVVVKEEMGA; this is translated from the coding sequence ATGAATAAATACGCAATTTTACATATTCCGGATTCGAGGTATTGTTTTGCAACCGGTGCAAAAGAGCTGGTGCTTCGACTCCGGATGTCCAGGGAGGACGATGGGACAAAAGTGTCCCTAATCTACGCACAAAAATATGATTTTACTTTAGAACGTCATAGGCAGGTTATGGAGGTATGTTATAGAGACCAGCTATATAGTTACTACGAAATCAAATTAGAGTTGAAAGATGTCCGGTTTGCATACCTGTTTGAAATTGAAGAAGATGGCAAAATCTATTATTTCAGTGAGGATGGAGTCACCGAGACGTATCGCTTTGAGGAAGGATTTTACAATTTCTTTCAAATGCCTTACATCAACCAAAATGACGTGCTAAAGACGGTGGACTGGATGCGGGATGCCGTGTTTTATCAGATTTTTATCGATCGTTTTTTCCAGGGAAACAAGCAAAAAGATACGGGATATGTCAACATGGCATGGGGAGAAAAACCGACACCGAAAAGTTTTGCGGGAGGAGATCTCGAGGGTATTATAGAAAAACTGGATTATCTAGAAAATTTAGGCGTGACGGCACTTTATCTGACACCGATTTTTTCTTCTGTATCCAATCATAAATATGACATAAAGGATTACTGGAAAGTAGACCCGCAGTTTGGAACGAAAGAGGATGTCAAACGACTGGTAAAAAAAGCCCATGCAAAAGGAATGAAGGTCGTGCTTGACGCTGTATTTAACCATTGCAGCATGTATTTGGAACAATTCCAGGATGTTGTAAAAAAGGGGCGCGATTCCATTTACTACAATTGGTTTTTGATTGATGGGGACGTCGTGGATGTGGAAAAAGGCAATTACGAATGTTTTGCAGCGTGTCATTATATGCCGAAGTTTAATACCGCAAACGAAGAGGTGCAGGAATTTTTGATTCAGATTGCAGCCTATTGGATGAAGGAGGCGGCAATCGACGGATGGAGGCTGGATGTCTCGGATGAAGTGTCGCATGATTTCTGGAGAAGATTTCGAAAAGAAGTGAAAAAAATCAATCCAGACTGTGTGATTATTGGAGAGAACTGGCACGATGCCTATCCATATCTGCAAGGCGACCAGTATGACAGTATCATGAACTACTCCTTCACCAAGGCGTGTCTGGATTATTTTGCAAGGGAAACATTTGATGCGAAGGCAATGGCGGAAAAATTAAATGCAAACCTTATGCGCAATTTAGAACAGGTAAATGTGATGATGCTAAACCTTTTAGATTCCCACGATACGCACCGCTTCTTTTCGGAAGTCGGATGTGATAAGGAAAAGTTGCTTGCAGCGCTCGCACTGGAAATGACATTTCTTGGCGCACCTTGTATCTATTATGGCACGGAAATCTGTATGGAAGGCGGCTACGACCCGGATTCCAGACGATGTTTTGACTGGGAGGAAACGCGATGGGATAAAGCAGTTTTAGAAAAGATAAAAACATTAATTGCACTGAAAAAAGAAGAGATTCTTCAGTATGGAAATATTCAGATTTGGGAAGAAAATCAAATGCTTGTCGTGCAAAGAACATGGAAAACATCATCCATCACATTATGGATTAATGAGACAGACAGCACAAAAGAGATTTCGAGGGAGCAGTCGCATGGAACAAGAGTCATTTGTGCAGAAAACAGATTGGACGGGAAAGGTTGCAAAAAAGGGCATCTTTTCTTACAATCAAAAGGGTTTGTAGTTGTAAAAGAGGAAATGGGGGCTTAA